The Altererythrobacter sp. CAU 1644 genome has a window encoding:
- the rapZ gene encoding RNase adapter RapZ produces MTESDPSATDNAQQRILLVTGLSGAGKSTALQVIEDLGWETIDNFPVRLLKRLLSRPDGQHGTLAIGFDSRTRGFVPAKIIDLVKELAERNDLSVSTLFIDCAGGELERRYNETRRPHPMAEDRPLEEGIRAERELLEPMRRWADMVIDTSQFSTNQLQQHIRELFEDRDDRPMTVTVSSFGFARGMPPLADLVFDMRFLDNPHWVEELRELTGLDEPVGQHIEKDPGFATSFEQIRKLLLTLLPLYDAQGKSYVHIAFGCTGGRHRSVFTAERMAQGLRDAGFSPTVRHRNLGSRATDEIEGKKR; encoded by the coding sequence ATGACCGAAAGCGACCCGTCAGCCACCGATAACGCACAACAGCGAATCCTGCTTGTTACCGGCCTGTCCGGCGCCGGGAAGTCGACCGCGTTGCAAGTGATCGAGGATCTGGGCTGGGAGACGATCGACAACTTCCCCGTGCGGCTGTTGAAGCGCCTGCTCTCGCGTCCCGACGGACAGCACGGGACACTGGCGATTGGCTTCGATTCGCGTACGCGCGGCTTCGTCCCGGCCAAGATTATCGACCTTGTGAAGGAACTGGCCGAGCGGAACGACCTCTCGGTATCCACCTTGTTCATCGACTGCGCCGGAGGGGAGCTCGAGCGGCGCTACAACGAAACCCGCCGCCCGCATCCGATGGCAGAGGATCGCCCGCTCGAGGAAGGTATCCGGGCAGAGCGCGAATTGCTCGAACCAATGCGCCGCTGGGCAGACATGGTGATCGATACCAGCCAGTTTTCGACCAACCAGCTACAGCAGCACATCCGCGAGTTGTTCGAGGACCGCGACGACCGCCCCATGACCGTGACCGTCTCGAGTTTCGGCTTCGCGCGCGGCATGCCACCGCTCGCCGACCTGGTCTTCGACATGCGCTTTCTCGACAATCCGCACTGGGTCGAGGAACTGCGCGAACTGACCGGCCTCGACGAGCCGGTCGGCCAGCATATCGAGAAGGATCCGGGCTTCGCCACGAGCTTCGAACAGATTCGCAAGCTGCTGCTGACATTGCTTCCGCTCTACGATGCGCAGGGCAAGAGCTATGTCCATATCGCCTTCGGCTGTACAGGAGGCAGACATCGTTCTGTCTTTACTGCCGAACGCATGGCGCAAGGCTTGCGCGACGCAGGATTTTCGCCCACTGTCCGCCACCGCAATTTGGGATCGCGCGCGACCGACGAGATCGAAGGGAAGAAGCGTTGA
- a CDS encoding PTS sugar transporter subunit IIA, translated as MIGMILVTHGRLAEEFVHAMEHVVGPQEAVATVCIGPHDDMERRRNEIAKAITEVDSGNGVVILTDLFGGTPSNLAISLLDTGKVEVIAGINLPMLIRLAGARKTMGVLDAVEAAQHAGRNYITVASEFLGDDERRAKA; from the coding sequence ATGATCGGAATGATCCTGGTCACCCACGGCCGTCTCGCCGAAGAATTCGTCCACGCGATGGAGCATGTCGTTGGCCCGCAGGAAGCGGTTGCGACGGTATGTATCGGCCCCCATGACGACATGGAACGGCGCCGCAACGAAATCGCCAAGGCGATTACGGAGGTCGACAGCGGCAACGGCGTCGTCATCCTGACCGACCTGTTCGGTGGCACTCCGTCCAACCTCGCAATCTCATTGCTCGATACCGGCAAGGTCGAGGTCATTGCCGGGATCAATCTGCCGATGCTGATCCGCTTGGCCGGGGCGCGCAAAACCATGGGCGTGCTCGACGCGGTCGAGGCAGCGCAGCATGCCGGTCGCAATTACATCACGGTCGCCAGCGAGTTCCTTGGCGATGATGAACGGAGGGCGAAGGCTTGA
- a CDS encoding HPr family phosphocarrier protein, which produces MSELRRSVTIVNQRGLHARASAKFVGAVSALPESTQVRVAKGSNEAAGGSILGLMMLGAAKGDDIEVIVSGDNAESVLGELVALIDDGFGEE; this is translated from the coding sequence TTGAGCGAGCTGCGTCGTTCGGTAACCATCGTCAACCAGCGCGGTCTCCATGCTCGGGCAAGCGCCAAGTTCGTCGGCGCGGTCAGCGCCCTGCCAGAATCCACCCAGGTGCGCGTTGCCAAGGGCAGCAATGAAGCGGCTGGCGGATCGATCCTCGGCCTGATGATGCTCGGCGCGGCCAAGGGCGACGATATCGAGGTGATCGTTTCGGGCGACAATGCCGAAAGCGTTCTGGGAGAACTCGTCGCGCTGATCGACGACGGGTTCGGCGAAGAGTGA
- a CDS encoding TrmH family RNA methyltransferase encodes MTPPSHRREITGFSNPTVKFLRSLREKKHRKAAGKFLAEGLRLLTDARESGHVPETLVMAKGRDAHPLLDELEREVAARGGDIIETSPDILAKITGKSNPQAVAGAFAELDTSLAGLDRSSSPIWLVAQELRDPGNLGTMLRTGDAVGAGGLILIEDCADPFSVEAVRASMGAIFTQRVARARWEEFLPWLRSGAGQLVAASLRESVPYRDAPYAAPCFILVGNESQGLPEPYEAECDLRVTMPMKGRADSLNAAVAGAVLAYEVLERLDTSEE; translated from the coding sequence GTGACCCCGCCCTCGCACCGGCGCGAGATCACCGGTTTTTCCAATCCGACCGTGAAATTCCTGCGCTCGCTGCGCGAGAAGAAGCACCGTAAGGCGGCAGGCAAGTTCCTTGCCGAAGGACTGCGCCTGCTGACCGATGCGCGCGAAAGCGGCCACGTGCCGGAGACTCTGGTGATGGCCAAGGGCCGCGATGCTCACCCGCTGCTCGATGAGCTTGAGCGCGAAGTTGCCGCGAGGGGCGGCGACATTATCGAGACCAGTCCCGACATTCTTGCCAAGATCACCGGCAAGTCAAACCCGCAGGCGGTGGCAGGCGCGTTTGCGGAACTCGACACATCGCTGGCCGGTCTCGACCGCAGCTCGAGCCCGATCTGGTTGGTCGCGCAGGAACTGCGAGATCCCGGCAATCTGGGAACCATGCTGCGCACCGGCGATGCAGTGGGCGCGGGCGGCCTTATCCTGATTGAAGATTGCGCCGACCCTTTCAGTGTCGAGGCCGTCCGGGCAAGCATGGGCGCGATATTCACTCAGCGTGTGGCCCGGGCGCGGTGGGAGGAATTTCTGCCCTGGCTGCGCAGCGGGGCAGGTCAACTGGTCGCAGCGAGCCTCCGCGAATCCGTACCCTATCGCGATGCACCTTACGCGGCGCCGTGTTTCATTCTGGTCGGAAATGAATCGCAAGGCTTGCCCGAACCGTATGAGGCCGAATGCGACCTGCGCGTCACCATGCCGATGAAAGGGCGCGCGGATTCGCTGAATGCAGCCGTGGCAGGCGCAGTGCTGGCCTACGAAGTGCTGGAAAGGCTAGACACAAGCGAGGAGTGA
- a CDS encoding amidohydrolase yields the protein MMYRSMLGAIGSLLLAGCASTSLENAKAPTADLILVNARVYTLDWAEPGRDGTPAPNAPRNEAGWYPDAEAVAIDDGAIAFVGTSREALALRSDETRVVDLAGATVLPGLVDSHSHVVELGAKLDAVDLTDVATEAEAVALVSERAKSVPKGQWILGAGWDEGAWANNYPDKQLLSAAVPDHPVALRSLHGFAVWTNQAALDVGAITALSEVPTGGEMRLGADGQPNGLFLNRATTLIDEIMPAPSEATMRRHAAIGLQRMAEDGYVTVHEAGADARAMRAFEQLEASGDLPIRVYAMLSLRDEDLMQRWIARGPDADADSMLVTRSVKAYYDGALGSRGARLLDDYSDTPGHRGVSGDGYGFDRDLNAAAMRAGFQVGIHAIGDAGNREALDILQTVFEQDPATRANRHRIEHAQVVSPADMPRFAQLGVIASMEPPHAVEDKTWAEDRLGPDRIRGAYAWRTLRENGAQLTFNADNPGSDHSIFYGLHAAVTRRDKNLQPQGGWYPDENLTIEEAIRAYTSWSAYAAFRERETGIIAQGRWADLTVMDIDPFVLAASDPGAILQGRIVMTVVAGKVAFER from the coding sequence ATGATGTACAGGTCGATGTTGGGTGCAATCGGGTCCTTGCTCTTGGCAGGCTGCGCGTCAACTTCCCTCGAGAACGCGAAAGCCCCGACCGCCGATCTCATCCTGGTCAACGCCCGCGTCTATACCCTCGACTGGGCCGAGCCGGGTCGTGACGGGACGCCGGCGCCCAATGCTCCTCGCAATGAAGCAGGCTGGTATCCGGATGCCGAGGCCGTCGCGATCGACGATGGCGCGATCGCCTTCGTCGGCACCTCGAGAGAGGCGCTGGCGCTGCGGAGCGACGAGACGCGGGTGGTCGATCTGGCCGGAGCGACGGTGCTCCCCGGCCTGGTCGATTCGCATTCGCATGTCGTCGAACTGGGGGCGAAGCTCGACGCGGTCGACCTGACCGATGTCGCGACCGAGGCAGAGGCGGTCGCGCTGGTCTCAGAGCGCGCGAAGTCCGTACCCAAGGGTCAATGGATCCTTGGCGCAGGCTGGGATGAAGGTGCCTGGGCCAACAATTATCCCGACAAACAGCTGCTGAGCGCTGCGGTACCAGACCATCCTGTCGCGCTCCGCAGCCTGCATGGATTCGCCGTTTGGACCAACCAGGCGGCACTCGATGTGGGTGCCATTACAGCCTTGAGCGAAGTCCCGACTGGCGGCGAGATGCGGCTCGGGGCTGACGGCCAACCCAACGGGTTGTTCCTCAATCGCGCCACCACGCTGATCGACGAGATCATGCCGGCGCCATCGGAGGCAACGATGCGCCGCCACGCAGCGATCGGCCTGCAGCGCATGGCAGAGGACGGCTATGTAACCGTGCACGAGGCCGGGGCCGATGCGAGGGCGATGCGCGCCTTCGAACAGCTCGAAGCCAGCGGAGATCTCCCGATCAGGGTCTACGCCATGCTGTCGCTGCGTGACGAAGACCTGATGCAGCGCTGGATCGCTCGCGGGCCGGATGCGGACGCCGACAGCATGCTGGTGACGCGGTCGGTCAAGGCCTATTACGACGGCGCGCTCGGCTCACGCGGCGCACGCCTGCTTGACGACTATTCGGACACGCCCGGCCACCGCGGCGTGAGCGGCGACGGCTACGGCTTCGATCGCGATCTCAATGCGGCCGCAATGCGCGCCGGTTTCCAGGTCGGGATCCATGCGATCGGCGATGCGGGCAATCGCGAGGCGCTCGACATTCTCCAGACCGTGTTCGAGCAGGATCCCGCTACGCGCGCCAATCGCCACCGCATCGAGCATGCGCAAGTCGTGTCGCCCGCCGACATGCCCCGCTTTGCGCAACTGGGCGTGATCGCATCGATGGAGCCGCCGCATGCGGTTGAGGACAAGACCTGGGCCGAGGACCGGCTTGGGCCGGACCGTATTCGCGGGGCCTATGCCTGGCGCACGCTGCGCGAGAACGGTGCGCAGCTGACATTCAACGCGGATAATCCGGGCTCCGACCACAGCATCTTCTACGGGCTCCACGCCGCGGTCACACGCCGCGACAAGAATCTGCAGCCGCAGGGCGGGTGGTATCCCGATGAAAACCTAACCATCGAAGAGGCGATCCGGGCCTATACCTCGTGGTCGGCCTATGCCGCGTTCAGGGAGCGGGAGACGGGCATTATCGCGCAGGGACGCTGGGCCGACCTTACCGTGATGGATATCGATCCCTTTGTGCTCGCCGCGTCGGATCCCGGCGCCATCCTCCAGGGACGCATTGTGATGACCGTGGTCGCAGGCAAGGTCGCCTTCGAGCGATAG
- a CDS encoding DNA recombination protein RmuC, with protein sequence MDPMLMALLALALGLAIGGVFGWFIGSRPVAELRSRLKESEGEAEEREAEFKTAIKELGEAQIELATLKANASNFDKQMALMREAREEMLAQFKAVGGEVLSRSQEEFLKRADERFKQSEEVGEAKIKALLNPVGERLKKYEEQVESLEKQRVDAFGQLHGLIQSMREGQEEVRREAQRLGNSLTNAPKARGRWGERALQNLLEQCGLAEHTDFHLEHSIDTEDGRLRPDAIVNVPGQKKLVIDSKVSLNAYQAAFEADDESERKRHLDLHAKSMRNHVQTLGAKSYQSQFDDAPDYVVMFVPGEHFVAAALEHDPELWDFAFEKKVLLATPTNLVAIARTVAQVWRQDGLAREAQEIGRMGAELYDRLRVSAEHLKRVGGGLESAVNNYNKFVGSFERNVLSSGKRLAEKGIEIGKREIEEVPLVESAPRYTSGDADMTEQLIEPPVEAENE encoded by the coding sequence ATGGACCCGATGTTGATGGCATTATTGGCGCTTGCTCTAGGGCTCGCGATTGGTGGAGTGTTCGGCTGGTTTATCGGCTCGCGCCCCGTGGCCGAGCTCAGGTCGCGGCTGAAGGAATCGGAAGGGGAGGCCGAGGAGCGCGAAGCCGAGTTCAAGACTGCGATCAAGGAACTGGGCGAGGCGCAGATTGAACTCGCCACGCTTAAGGCGAATGCCTCAAACTTCGACAAGCAGATGGCCTTGATGCGCGAGGCGCGCGAAGAGATGCTCGCGCAGTTCAAGGCGGTTGGCGGCGAGGTGCTTTCGCGTAGCCAGGAGGAATTCCTCAAGCGCGCCGATGAACGCTTCAAGCAGTCGGAGGAAGTGGGCGAGGCCAAGATCAAGGCGCTGCTCAATCCCGTCGGCGAACGACTGAAGAAGTACGAAGAACAGGTCGAATCGCTCGAAAAACAGCGGGTCGATGCTTTCGGCCAGCTTCACGGGCTTATCCAGTCGATGCGCGAGGGGCAGGAAGAGGTGCGGCGCGAGGCGCAACGGCTCGGCAATTCGCTGACCAATGCGCCCAAGGCGCGCGGGCGCTGGGGCGAGCGCGCTCTACAGAACCTGCTCGAACAGTGCGGGCTGGCCGAACACACCGATTTTCACCTCGAACATTCGATCGATACCGAAGATGGGCGCTTGCGCCCCGATGCGATCGTCAATGTGCCGGGCCAGAAGAAGCTGGTGATCGACTCCAAGGTCTCGCTCAACGCCTATCAGGCCGCGTTCGAGGCCGATGACGAGAGCGAGCGCAAGCGGCATCTCGACCTCCATGCCAAGTCGATGCGCAACCATGTCCAGACGCTCGGTGCCAAGAGCTACCAGAGCCAGTTCGACGATGCGCCCGACTATGTCGTGATGTTCGTACCCGGCGAGCATTTCGTGGCTGCGGCACTCGAACACGATCCCGAACTGTGGGACTTCGCATTCGAGAAGAAAGTGCTGCTGGCGACCCCGACCAACCTCGTCGCGATCGCGCGCACCGTTGCGCAGGTGTGGCGGCAGGACGGCCTTGCTCGCGAAGCGCAAGAGATCGGCCGGATGGGCGCGGAGCTGTACGACAGGCTGCGCGTATCGGCGGAGCATTTGAAGCGCGTCGGGGGCGGGCTCGAGAGTGCGGTCAACAATTACAACAAGTTCGTCGGCAGCTTCGAGCGCAACGTGCTGTCATCGGGCAAGCGCCTCGCCGAGAAAGGCATCGAGATCGGCAAGCGCGAGATCGAGGAAGTGCCGCTGGTCGAATCCGCGCCACGCTACACCTCGGGCGATGCCGATATGACGGAACAACTGATCGAACCCCCTGTTGAAGCCGAGAACGAATGA
- a CDS encoding four-helix bundle copper-binding protein: MSIKEMIKEHPQVGADYNEQLGEAVRHAMYCAAICNSCADACSAEEGDMSDCIRACSDCADVCTATYRIATRRTAGNVAVIEAQLRACIAACEACIDECAKHDNDHCRRCARMCRECADDCLKALNGMMQAA; encoded by the coding sequence ATGTCTATCAAAGAGATGATCAAGGAGCACCCGCAAGTTGGGGCCGACTACAACGAGCAGCTAGGCGAGGCTGTGAGGCACGCGATGTATTGCGCCGCCATCTGCAATTCTTGCGCCGATGCCTGCAGCGCCGAAGAAGGCGACATGAGCGATTGCATTCGCGCCTGTTCGGATTGCGCCGACGTCTGCACGGCCACCTATCGCATCGCCACGCGCCGCACCGCCGGGAATGTCGCAGTGATCGAGGCGCAACTGCGCGCCTGTATCGCAGCTTGCGAGGCCTGCATTGACGAGTGCGCGAAGCATGACAACGATCATTGCCGTCGTTGCGCACGCATGTGCCGCGAGTGTGCCGACGACTGTCTCAAGGCACTTAACGGCATGATGCAGGCCGCTTGA
- the def gene encoding peptide deformylase, which yields MAIREILEVPDPRLKVVSEPVTVFDDELKTLVEDMFETMYDAPGIGLAAIQVGVPKRVLVIDLQPEDPDAEPEVCNHGGHEHTHQPLKKEPRVFVNPVIVDPAEELATYQEGCLSVPEIFADVDRPATCTVRYQDLDGKEHEEQMEGLMATCIQHEMDHLEGILFIDHLSRLKRQMALKKLEKLRKAA from the coding sequence ATGGCTATTCGTGAAATCCTGGAAGTGCCGGATCCCCGGCTCAAGGTCGTGTCCGAACCCGTGACCGTGTTCGATGACGAGTTGAAAACCCTCGTCGAGGACATGTTCGAAACGATGTATGACGCGCCCGGCATCGGCCTGGCGGCGATCCAGGTGGGCGTGCCCAAGCGCGTGCTGGTGATCGACCTGCAGCCCGAGGATCCGGATGCCGAGCCCGAAGTGTGCAATCATGGCGGGCATGAACACACCCACCAGCCGCTCAAGAAGGAACCGCGCGTATTCGTGAACCCCGTGATCGTCGATCCGGCGGAGGAACTCGCGACCTATCAGGAAGGCTGCCTCTCGGTCCCCGAAATCTTTGCCGATGTCGATCGCCCCGCGACCTGCACGGTGCGCTACCAGGATCTCGATGGGAAAGAACACGAGGAGCAGATGGAAGGCCTGATGGCCACCTGCATCCAGCACGAGATGGACCACCTTGAAGGCATCCTGTTCATCGACCATCTCTCACGCCTGAAGCGCCAGATGGCGTTGAAAAAGCTCGAGAAGCTACGCAAGGCAGCCTGA
- the recR gene encoding recombination mediator RecR, which produces MASQEIEALASALARLPGLGPRSARRAVLWLVKNREQALPALLTALGAVRDTLVECDTCGNVDTKNPCGICADPRRDRKSLCVVEDVADLWALDRSRLFSGRYHVLGGKLSALDGVGPEDLNIASLLGRVEEGGIDEVVLAMNATLEGQTTAHYLAERLEAFPLRITQLAHGLPVGGELDYLDEGTLAQALRARRPVD; this is translated from the coding sequence ATGGCATCGCAAGAGATCGAAGCATTGGCGAGCGCTTTGGCGCGGTTGCCCGGGTTGGGGCCACGCTCGGCGCGGCGCGCGGTGCTGTGGCTGGTCAAGAACCGCGAGCAGGCGCTTCCCGCGCTGTTGACTGCACTCGGTGCCGTTCGCGATACGCTGGTGGAATGCGACACTTGCGGCAATGTCGACACGAAGAACCCGTGCGGCATTTGCGCCGACCCGCGCCGCGACAGGAAATCGCTCTGTGTGGTCGAGGATGTCGCCGATTTGTGGGCGCTCGACCGCTCGCGCTTGTTCTCGGGCCGTTACCATGTGCTTGGCGGCAAGCTGTCGGCGCTCGATGGGGTGGGGCCGGAAGACCTCAACATCGCCAGCCTGCTCGGCCGGGTGGAAGAAGGCGGGATCGACGAGGTCGTCCTCGCGATGAACGCCACGCTCGAGGGGCAGACCACCGCGCATTACCTCGCCGAACGGCTCGAGGCCTTCCCGCTGCGCATTACCCAGCTGGCCCACGGCCTGCCGGTCGGCGGCGAACTCGATTACCTCGACGAAGGCACGCTGGCGCAGGCCTTGCGCGCGCGGCGACCGGTGGATTGA
- the fmt gene encoding methionyl-tRNA formyltransferase produces the protein MRIIFMGTPEFAVPALEALHDAAHEIVCVYTQPPRPAGRGKKLQPSPVHKTAERLGIEVRNPTSLKSAEEQQRFAALDADVAVVAAYGLILPHAILDAPKHGCLNIHASILPRWRGAAPIHRAVMAGDPTTGVTIMQMEAGLDTGPMLATVRTPIEDKTTGELTEELAELGAQLMVGTLIDLAMLHPVAQDDAEATYAPKIDKAEARIDWSRPAEELVRQMHGLAPFPGAWCEIDGERVKLLRAEMFEGSGVPGEVLDDDLAVACGSGAIRPLRLQRAGKPAMDRADFLRGRPVAKGTILP, from the coding sequence ATGCGCATAATCTTCATGGGAACGCCCGAATTTGCGGTGCCGGCGCTCGAAGCGCTGCATGACGCGGCGCATGAGATCGTCTGCGTCTATACCCAGCCGCCGCGGCCGGCGGGTCGGGGCAAGAAGCTTCAGCCCTCGCCGGTCCACAAGACGGCCGAGCGACTTGGAATCGAGGTCCGCAACCCGACCTCGCTCAAGTCTGCCGAGGAGCAGCAACGCTTTGCCGCGCTCGACGCCGATGTGGCGGTGGTCGCGGCCTACGGCCTGATTCTGCCCCACGCCATTCTCGACGCGCCCAAACACGGCTGCCTCAACATCCATGCCTCGATCCTGCCGCGCTGGCGCGGGGCCGCGCCGATCCATCGTGCGGTGATGGCGGGCGACCCAACCACCGGCGTCACCATCATGCAGATGGAGGCGGGGCTCGACACCGGGCCGATGCTGGCGACGGTGCGGACCCCGATCGAGGACAAGACCACGGGCGAACTGACCGAGGAACTGGCCGAGCTGGGCGCGCAACTGATGGTCGGCACGCTGATCGACCTCGCGATGCTCCACCCGGTCGCGCAGGACGATGCGGAGGCCACCTATGCTCCAAAGATCGACAAGGCCGAGGCGCGGATCGACTGGTCACGGCCGGCCGAGGAACTGGTGCGGCAGATGCATGGCCTCGCCCCCTTCCCTGGCGCGTGGTGCGAGATCGACGGGGAGCGCGTGAAGCTGCTCCGTGCGGAGATGTTCGAGGGTTCGGGCGTGCCGGGCGAAGTACTTGACGACGATCTTGCCGTGGCTTGCGGATCGGGCGCGATCCGGCCGCTGCGCCTCCAGCGCGCGGGCAAGCCGGCGATGGATCGGGCCGATTTCCTGCGCGGTCGTCCGGTTGCAAAGGGCACCATCCTGCCATGA
- the truA gene encoding tRNA pseudouridine(38-40) synthase TruA, whose product MTRFALTIEFDGTPFVGLQRQTTGPSVQQAIEEAAERVTGETVTLHSAGRTDTGVHALAMRSHFDLEKDITPFRLMEALNAHLRPDLIAITHCETVADDWHARFSCIGRSYVYRIANRRAPLTLDLHRAWQVAPELDEKAMHRAAQALVGLHDFTTFRSVQCQAKDPVKTLDRLDVERDGEEVRIHAAARSFLHHQVRSMVGCLALVGMGRWREDQLAKALEAKDRQALGLNAPPHGLYFVEAIYPADA is encoded by the coding sequence ATGACCCGTTTCGCGCTCACGATTGAATTCGACGGGACGCCTTTCGTCGGCCTGCAGCGCCAGACGACCGGCCCGAGTGTGCAGCAGGCGATCGAGGAAGCCGCCGAGCGCGTCACCGGCGAGACTGTCACGCTGCACAGCGCAGGGCGCACCGACACCGGGGTCCATGCGCTCGCGATGCGCAGCCATTTCGATCTTGAGAAAGACATTACGCCGTTCCGCCTAATGGAAGCGCTCAATGCGCACTTGCGGCCCGATCTGATCGCCATCACCCATTGCGAAACCGTAGCCGATGACTGGCACGCGCGCTTTTCCTGCATCGGGCGCAGCTATGTCTATCGCATCGCCAATCGCCGCGCGCCGCTAACGCTAGATCTCCATCGCGCCTGGCAGGTTGCTCCCGAACTTGACGAGAAGGCGATGCACCGCGCGGCGCAGGCGCTGGTCGGGCTGCACGACTTCACCACTTTTCGTTCGGTCCAGTGCCAGGCAAAGGACCCTGTGAAGACGCTCGACCGGCTCGACGTCGAACGGGACGGCGAGGAGGTCCGCATCCACGCGGCAGCTCGCAGCTTTCTCCACCACCAGGTCCGCAGCATGGTCGGCTGCCTTGCGCTCGTCGGCATGGGCCGGTGGCGCGAGGATCAGTTAGCCAAGGCGCTGGAGGCAAAGGACCGGCAGGCGCTCGGGCTCAATGCACCACCGCACGGTCTCTATTTCGTCGAGGCCATCTATCCCGCCGATGCCTGA
- a CDS encoding zinc-binding dehydrogenase — protein sequence MSTTGKQLFTTLESNGTLTVEIEEVTFPDPTGNQVLVKMEAAPINPSDLAILTGAADLENAEYSPGKYVANMPEPFNTGSKARHGQKLPAGNEGAGTVVATGDSDYAKSLMGQRVACVPGNAFSQYAIADAAMCLPLGDHSAEDGASSFVNPMTALGFVENARMDGAKAIVHTAGASNLGQMLVKICQEDGFELVNIVRKAEHVELLKGLGAKHVVNSSDDDFMAQLRDAIDATDAFYGFDPIGGGQAVDNVFKAMEQVAVSKMTEYSRYGSNQQKRMFIYGRLDFGPTILTPSYGFGWTLSGWLLFPFLQSAGMETVMRMRQRVLENLTTTFASSYKKRVNLEEMLTKDAVTDYRAMKTGEKYLVTPWS from the coding sequence ATGAGCACCACCGGCAAGCAGCTATTCACCACGCTCGAAAGCAACGGGACGCTCACAGTTGAAATCGAGGAAGTCACCTTCCCCGACCCCACCGGAAACCAGGTGCTGGTCAAGATGGAAGCGGCGCCAATCAACCCGTCCGATCTCGCGATCCTGACTGGTGCGGCCGATCTCGAGAACGCCGAATATTCGCCCGGCAAATATGTCGCCAACATGCCCGAGCCATTCAACACCGGCTCGAAGGCGCGCCATGGGCAGAAACTGCCAGCCGGAAACGAGGGCGCGGGCACCGTCGTCGCGACCGGTGACAGTGACTACGCCAAATCGCTGATGGGCCAGCGCGTTGCCTGCGTACCGGGCAACGCTTTCAGCCAATACGCCATCGCCGATGCTGCCATGTGCCTGCCGCTGGGCGATCACAGCGCCGAGGACGGGGCAAGCTCCTTCGTCAACCCGATGACCGCGCTTGGCTTTGTCGAGAATGCCAGGATGGATGGCGCCAAAGCGATCGTCCACACCGCAGGGGCCTCAAACCTCGGCCAGATGCTGGTCAAGATCTGCCAGGAGGACGGTTTCGAATTGGTCAATATCGTCCGCAAGGCCGAGCATGTGGAACTGCTCAAGGGGCTCGGCGCGAAACATGTCGTCAACTCGTCCGACGATGATTTCATGGCGCAACTCCGCGACGCGATAGACGCGACCGACGCATTCTATGGGTTTGACCCGATCGGCGGCGGACAGGCGGTCGACAATGTGTTCAAGGCGATGGAGCAGGTCGCGGTCAGCAAGATGACCGAATATTCGCGGTATGGTTCGAACCAGCAGAAGCGCATGTTCATCTATGGCCGGCTCGATTTCGGCCCGACGATCCTGACGCCAAGCTATGGTTTCGGGTGGACGCTGTCGGGTTGGCTGCTCTTCCCCTTCCTGCAGTCGGCGGGGATGGAAACGGTGATGCGGATGCGCCAGCGCGTGCTTGAAAACCTCACGACCACTTTCGCCAGCAGCTACAAGAAGCGGGTCAATCTCGAAGAGATGCTGACAAAGGACGCGGTGACCGATTATCGCGCGATGAAGACCGGCGAAAAGTACCTCGTCACGCCCTGGAGCTGA